taaatatatccaatAATAAtgcattaataaattaatgtacaacatagaaattaaagtattattattattgtaaataaAGAAGTAAATATATccaaagaaatatattaattacttATCATTGTTCCagaagtaaataaatattcataattttaaggaTTTCATAAGTAAATAATGATTTATAGTTTTAAGGAATTtatgaattatttaaaattttaaaataaattttaaaaatgactGCTAACTTTATAAAAGTTCTATGAAGAAATCTCACACAAATCccattttattgaaaattattcaaaCTCAAGAAACTTAACACATATAATGTGATTGAGAATAAAAATCAACttaattctaattttaaaaatttatagattttatgattattattctttcattaattaaagctaagaatttcaaattttcaagatTTTAAAACCAGTTTTGTATAAATTAGATTGATAATTGTGATTATGTGTATGAAGTATTTTAGTTGAATTATTTGCATCAATcttcaattaatattatttaacgTGGATTTAAAATTTACCCTATTGAAGCTTAcatagtattaaaaattatttttccatacATTAATATAAGTTATAAATTAATAGCGATTAGTGTCTTCATATTTAAAattcttataattaaattttctttataaaatccGTGTAACGCATGAGTTCAATTGCCTAATCTCTATTATAAGGTTAAaactattataatatatgaactTATGACAAATAAATTTGAAGTAGGAAACAAAATTGAATCACAACCATTATTTATGTTGAGGACTTCTAAAATgctaatatttcaaaatagattaatttatttctagaaaaatgctattattgaattatatatatagatatatttattttatatgtagAAAAGCAAAAGGtcctattttaatttttatttgatgaaaagtACAATCATAAAGTGTTTAACAatgtatattaaataaaaagcggaaatttgtttaaataaaatttgaagtaagaaataaattgaattgCAATCATTATTTATGTTAAGGACTTCTACAATgctaatattttaaaatcattatttcttagataaatttatttttaagaaaattgttattattgaattatatacatattgtcagatcatatatatctattattatatattttgttagtgtgaattaattatacatatatatttttacaatCACCCAACTATTCAATGCACTTAtattcaactttatatatatatatatatatggatttgaaaattttgcataaaaaaaatattacatatcAAAAGGCTTTTACGCAGAGTATTTTCTCCCTTTATTTCTTGGATTCCCCAAACCGGATCGTTTATCGTTGCGTTGGGACGGGTCGGGTCGGGTCCAAATGACCGTCTTCTTCTCCTCGTTCGTTAGCTCTTCTCCGCCTCTGACCTCCGGTCGGGCTGTCGGACTGCTTTGCTACCTCTCCCAGCAGAACAGAAAGGCGACGCTCCTTACAAGAGAATGTCACAGCTATGGTGGTACATTGGAATAGCAACCTGCGTAAAGCTCCTCCTGATCCCCTCCTACCACTCCACAGATTTCGAAGTCCATCGCCACTGGCTCGCCTTGACCcgctctctccctctctctcaatGGTACTCCGACAAGACCAGCCCCTGGACCCTCGACTATCCCCCGTTCTTCGCCTTCTTCGAGCGCTTTCTCTCCCTCTTCGCCCCCCTCGTCGACCCCAAGATCGTTCACCTCCATGACGGCCTCAACTACACGGCCCCCACCGCAGTCTACTTTCAGAGAGCCACCGTGATCGTTTCCGATTTCTGCCTCTTCTACGCGGTACATCGGCTGGGCCGGAATCTCGGGCCGATGGCGAGGAATCTGATCTGGATCTTGGTGGCTTGGTCGCCGATGCTCGTGATTGTCGACCATATGCATTTTCAGTACAATGGGTTCCTACTAGGGCTGTTGTTGTTGTCCATTTCGTTCTTGATGGAAGGCAGAGATTTGGCCGGTGGGTTCGTGTTTGCCATCTTGCTGTGTTTCAAGCACCTGTTTGCGGTGGCTGCGCCGGTTTATTTTGTGTATTTGTTGAGGCATTATTGTTGGGGCCGCGGGATCGTGAGGGGCTTCTGGCAGCTCTTCGTCATGGGGACGGCAGTCTTGGCGGTTTTTGCGGCCGCGTACGGGCCGTTCGTCTATCAGGGGCAGGTAAGAGTTCGGACATTTCTGCCGAAACTGAAGCTTATTACCATTTCGTATGTTTCATTTGTCGAGTTTCAGCTTGGCTCCACTATCAATTAGGTGTTGGTATATTGCTGCTTGTTATATCATCAAGACAGGCCTCGGCTTTCGGCATGATTGTTCGTCGAATGTGTTCATATTGCGGTTAATCGTATTACTTTGATGATGGAATATCTGAAGGTATTGGGTTCTTTTATCGGATTCTAATGCTGATATTCTTCTATTTATATTGCACTGCCCATTTTGCATGTGCTTACCTTTTTCCATTCGAGTggaaaaatcattttcataGGCAATTATTAGGGCTTCGCAACTGAATTTGGAGACCCCGACCGAATACATTAAATTGACAAGATGCTCAATAAAAGTGCTTACAGATTT
The sequence above is drawn from the Punica granatum isolate Tunisia-2019 chromosome 5, ASM765513v2, whole genome shotgun sequence genome and encodes:
- the LOC116207516 gene encoding probable dolichyl pyrophosphate Glc1Man9GlcNAc2 alpha-1,3-glucosyltransferase isoform X2, which encodes MSQLWWYIGIATCVKLLLIPSYHSTDFEVHRHWLALTRSLPLSQWYSDKTSPWTLDYPPFFAFFERFLSLFAPLVDPKIVHLHDGLNYTAPTAVYFQRATVIVSDFCLFYAVHRLGRNLGPMARNLIWILVAWSPMLVIVDHMHFQYNGFLLGLLLLSISFLMEGRDLAGGFVFAILLCFKHLFAVAAPVYFVYLLRHYCWGRGIVRGFWQLFVMGTAVLAVFAAAYGPFVYQGQIQLVLRQMFPFGRGLCHAYWAPNFWVFYILLDKVLAFMLRKLGFSIEAPMASFTGGLVGDMSPFAVLPLVTPLTTFVMVLLALSPCLIRAWNKPQRKSISRWVAYAYTCGFLFGWHVHEKASLHFVIPFAIVAVQSLEDAKHYFLLSIVAVASCSVMLFVVPASIRSSRVSHKSAPAATALLVDVAWVLCSLWPDRTG